A single region of the Anoplolepis gracilipes chromosome 1, ASM4749672v1, whole genome shotgun sequence genome encodes:
- the LOC140668332 gene encoding uncharacterized protein isoform X4 produces MSKKIYRYIREYKLKDNLKEDEKKKPPENNVSDEADVERKSNKRKYVSSEKDEKKNPPENNVLEKPWWIKHCTIENDKAHCRYCKDTRESFIHRVSIGVTNLKKHLIKEHDKINIKENTSYKILQHYESEGNVIKCLECEYSCKVQLNSSLPYHLEEIHKNEIENKQDDEQSQEINGDVEANIKNIISNFTKYEFQQVEARKKQIIEETIKEAEENVIKNHWWIKHYTIVNNMAECKYCKDEEKKGLYFCQTKCRKHFERNHSVTYKQENVSKSIFQYFKLQNDILLQCTKCNKLILIRINYDFSKHLKQTHKSEIESKQDEINQGVDSETDKISLISSYKDLIKRMFQNMKNRIDKKGNVIRNAWWIEHCTIENDKEIVKAQCKQCGKKHTLSFALSRQYTHLRTHFDINRETSIKTIIWKYFKLVNNVQLKCTKCANDSTILQVEFINNFEYHLIKEHQITKNRQDDKINQGINDNAELESRVFTLIKNLYVYHKKKSNIIESKEDEQDDEPMQA; encoded by the exons atgtcaaaaaaaatatacaggtatataagagaatataagttaaaagataacttaaaagaagacgagaaaaagaaaccACCAGAAAACAACGTTTCGg ATGAAGCAGATGTGGAAAGAAAAAGCAATAAGAGGAAGTATGTCTCATCAGAAAAAGACGAGAAAAAGAATCCACCAGAAAACAACGTTTTGg aaaaacCTTGGTGGATAAAACATTGCACAATAGAAAACGATAAAGCACATTGCAGATATTGTAAAGACACACGTGAAAGTTTCATACATAGAGTTTCAATTGGTGTaacgaatttaaaaaaacatctaataaaagaacatgacaaaattaatataaaggaaaatacatcatataaaattttgcaacattATGAATCCGAAggcaatgtaataaaatgtttggAATGTGAATATTCTTGCAAAGTTCAATTAAACAGTAGTCTTCCATATCACTTAGAAGAGattcataaaaatgaaattgaaaacaaaCAAG ACGATGAACAGAGCCAGGAAATAAATGGTGACGTGgaagcaaatataaaaaatattatatcaaattttacaaagtacGAATTCCAACAAGTAGAGgctagaaaaaaacaaataatagaagaaacaattaaagaag cggaagaaaatgtgataaaaaatcattGGTGGATAAAACATTACACAATAGTAAACAATATGGCagaatgtaaatattgtaaagatgaagaaaaaaaaggacttTACTTTTGCCAAACAAAGTGCCGTAAACATTTTGAGCGCAATCATTCGGTAACTTACAAACAAGAAAATGTatcaaaaagtatttttcaatattttaaacttcaaAACGATATACTACTACAATGTACGAAATGTAATAAACTTATTCTAATACGAATCAACTAtgatttttcaaaacacttaAAACAAACACATAAAAGTGAAATTGAAAGCAAACAAG ATGAAATAAACCAAGGAGTTGATAGtgaaacagataaaataaGTCTTATATCATCTTATAAAGATCTTATAAAACGTATGTTccaaaacatgaaaaataggATAGATAAAAAAG gaaATGTTATACGCAATGCCTGGTGGATAGAACACTGCACAATAGAAAACGATAAAGAAATAGTAAAAGCACAATGCAAACAATGTGGTAAAAAACATACACTTTCTTTTGCATTGTCACGTCAATATACACATTTGCGAACacattttgatattaacaGAGAAACAAGTATAAAGACTATTATatggaaatatttcaaacttgTAAACAATGTGCAACTAAAATGCACCAAATGTGCAAATGATTCCACAATTTTACAAGTtgaattcataaataattttgaatatcacCTAATAAAAGAACatcaaattacaaaaaacCGACaag atgataaaataaaccAAGGAATTAATGATAACGCGGAATTAGAAAGTAGGGTATTCACTCTTATAAAGAACCTATATGTATACcacaaaaagaaaagtaacaTAATAGAAAGTAAAGAAGATGAACAag aTGATGAACCAATGCAAGCTTAA
- the LOC140668332 gene encoding uncharacterized protein isoform X3, translating to MSKKIYRYIREYKLKDNLKEDEKKKPPENNVSADEADVEKKSNKRKYVSSEKDEKKNPPENNVLDEADVERKSNKRKYVSSEKDEKKNPPENNVLEKPWWIKHCTIENDKAHCRYCKDTRESFIHRVSIGVTNLKKHLIKEHDKINIKENTSYKILQHYESEGNVIKCLECEYSCKVQLNSSLPYHLEEIHKNEIENKQDDEQSQEINGDVEANIKNIISNFTKYEFQQVEARKKQIIEETIKEAEENVIKNHWWIKHYTIVNNMAECKYCKDEEKKGLYFCQTKCRKHFERNHSVTYKQENVSKSIFQYFKLQNDILLQCTKCNKLILIRINYDFSKHLKQTHKSEIESKQDEINQGVDSETDKISLISSYKDLIKRMFQNMKNRIDKKGNVIRNAWWIEHCTIENDKEIVKAQCKQCGKKHTLSFALSRQYTHLRTHFDINRETSIKTIIWKYFKLVNNVQLKCTKCANDSTILQVEFINNFEYHLIKEHQITKNRQDDKINQGINDNAELESRVFTLIKNLYVYHKKKSNIIESKEDEQDDEPMQA from the exons atgtcaaaaaaaatatacaggtatataagagaatataagttaaaagataacttaaaagaagacgagaaaaagaaaccACCAGAAAACAACGTTTCGg CAGATGAAGCagatgtggaaaaaaaaagcaataagaGGAAGTATGTCTCATCAGAAAAAGACGAGAAAAAGAATCCACCAGAAAACAACGTTTTGG ATGAAGCAGATGTGGAAAGAAAAAGCAATAAGAGGAAGTATGTCTCATCAGAAAAAGACGAGAAAAAGAATCCACCAGAAAACAACGTTTTGg aaaaacCTTGGTGGATAAAACATTGCACAATAGAAAACGATAAAGCACATTGCAGATATTGTAAAGACACACGTGAAAGTTTCATACATAGAGTTTCAATTGGTGTaacgaatttaaaaaaacatctaataaaagaacatgacaaaattaatataaaggaaaatacatcatataaaattttgcaacattATGAATCCGAAggcaatgtaataaaatgtttggAATGTGAATATTCTTGCAAAGTTCAATTAAACAGTAGTCTTCCATATCACTTAGAAGAGattcataaaaatgaaattgaaaacaaaCAAG ACGATGAACAGAGCCAGGAAATAAATGGTGACGTGgaagcaaatataaaaaatattatatcaaattttacaaagtacGAATTCCAACAAGTAGAGgctagaaaaaaacaaataatagaagaaacaattaaagaag cggaagaaaatgtgataaaaaatcattGGTGGATAAAACATTACACAATAGTAAACAATATGGCagaatgtaaatattgtaaagatgaagaaaaaaaaggacttTACTTTTGCCAAACAAAGTGCCGTAAACATTTTGAGCGCAATCATTCGGTAACTTACAAACAAGAAAATGTatcaaaaagtatttttcaatattttaaacttcaaAACGATATACTACTACAATGTACGAAATGTAATAAACTTATTCTAATACGAATCAACTAtgatttttcaaaacacttaAAACAAACACATAAAAGTGAAATTGAAAGCAAACAAG ATGAAATAAACCAAGGAGTTGATAGtgaaacagataaaataaGTCTTATATCATCTTATAAAGATCTTATAAAACGTATGTTccaaaacatgaaaaataggATAGATAAAAAAG gaaATGTTATACGCAATGCCTGGTGGATAGAACACTGCACAATAGAAAACGATAAAGAAATAGTAAAAGCACAATGCAAACAATGTGGTAAAAAACATACACTTTCTTTTGCATTGTCACGTCAATATACACATTTGCGAACacattttgatattaacaGAGAAACAAGTATAAAGACTATTATatggaaatatttcaaacttgTAAACAATGTGCAACTAAAATGCACCAAATGTGCAAATGATTCCACAATTTTACAAGTtgaattcataaataattttgaatatcacCTAATAAAAGAACatcaaattacaaaaaacCGACaag atgataaaataaaccAAGGAATTAATGATAACGCGGAATTAGAAAGTAGGGTATTCACTCTTATAAAGAACCTATATGTATACcacaaaaagaaaagtaacaTAATAGAAAGTAAAGAAGATGAACAag aTGATGAACCAATGCAAGCTTAA
- the LOC140668332 gene encoding uncharacterized protein isoform X2: protein MSKKIYRYIREYKLKDNLKEDEKKKPPENNVSADEADVEKKSNKRKYVSSEKDEKKNPPENNVLADEADVERKSNKRKYVSSEKDEKKNPPENNVLEKPWWIKHCTIENDKAHCRYCKDTRESFIHRVSIGVTNLKKHLIKEHDKINIKENTSYKILQHYESEGNVIKCLECEYSCKVQLNSSLPYHLEEIHKNEIENKQDDEQSQEINGDVEANIKNIISNFTKYEFQQVEARKKQIIEETIKEAEENVIKNHWWIKHYTIVNNMAECKYCKDEEKKGLYFCQTKCRKHFERNHSVTYKQENVSKSIFQYFKLQNDILLQCTKCNKLILIRINYDFSKHLKQTHKSEIESKQDEINQGVDSETDKISLISSYKDLIKRMFQNMKNRIDKKGNVIRNAWWIEHCTIENDKEIVKAQCKQCGKKHTLSFALSRQYTHLRTHFDINRETSIKTIIWKYFKLVNNVQLKCTKCANDSTILQVEFINNFEYHLIKEHQITKNRQDDKINQGINDNAELESRVFTLIKNLYVYHKKKSNIIESKEDEQDDEPMQA, encoded by the exons atgtcaaaaaaaatatacaggtatataagagaatataagttaaaagataacttaaaagaagacgagaaaaagaaaccACCAGAAAACAACGTTTCGg CAGATGAAGCagatgtggaaaaaaaaagcaataagaGGAAGTATGTCTCATCAGAAAAAGACGAGAAAAAGAATCCACCAGAAAACAACGTTTTGG CAGATGAAGCAGATGTGGAAAGAAAAAGCAATAAGAGGAAGTATGTCTCATCAGAAAAAGACGAGAAAAAGAATCCACCAGAAAACAACGTTTTGg aaaaacCTTGGTGGATAAAACATTGCACAATAGAAAACGATAAAGCACATTGCAGATATTGTAAAGACACACGTGAAAGTTTCATACATAGAGTTTCAATTGGTGTaacgaatttaaaaaaacatctaataaaagaacatgacaaaattaatataaaggaaaatacatcatataaaattttgcaacattATGAATCCGAAggcaatgtaataaaatgtttggAATGTGAATATTCTTGCAAAGTTCAATTAAACAGTAGTCTTCCATATCACTTAGAAGAGattcataaaaatgaaattgaaaacaaaCAAG ACGATGAACAGAGCCAGGAAATAAATGGTGACGTGgaagcaaatataaaaaatattatatcaaattttacaaagtacGAATTCCAACAAGTAGAGgctagaaaaaaacaaataatagaagaaacaattaaagaag cggaagaaaatgtgataaaaaatcattGGTGGATAAAACATTACACAATAGTAAACAATATGGCagaatgtaaatattgtaaagatgaagaaaaaaaaggacttTACTTTTGCCAAACAAAGTGCCGTAAACATTTTGAGCGCAATCATTCGGTAACTTACAAACAAGAAAATGTatcaaaaagtatttttcaatattttaaacttcaaAACGATATACTACTACAATGTACGAAATGTAATAAACTTATTCTAATACGAATCAACTAtgatttttcaaaacacttaAAACAAACACATAAAAGTGAAATTGAAAGCAAACAAG ATGAAATAAACCAAGGAGTTGATAGtgaaacagataaaataaGTCTTATATCATCTTATAAAGATCTTATAAAACGTATGTTccaaaacatgaaaaataggATAGATAAAAAAG gaaATGTTATACGCAATGCCTGGTGGATAGAACACTGCACAATAGAAAACGATAAAGAAATAGTAAAAGCACAATGCAAACAATGTGGTAAAAAACATACACTTTCTTTTGCATTGTCACGTCAATATACACATTTGCGAACacattttgatattaacaGAGAAACAAGTATAAAGACTATTATatggaaatatttcaaacttgTAAACAATGTGCAACTAAAATGCACCAAATGTGCAAATGATTCCACAATTTTACAAGTtgaattcataaataattttgaatatcacCTAATAAAAGAACatcaaattacaaaaaacCGACaag atgataaaataaaccAAGGAATTAATGATAACGCGGAATTAGAAAGTAGGGTATTCACTCTTATAAAGAACCTATATGTATACcacaaaaagaaaagtaacaTAATAGAAAGTAAAGAAGATGAACAag aTGATGAACCAATGCAAGCTTAA
- the LOC140668332 gene encoding uncharacterized protein isoform X1 gives MSKKIYRYIREYKLKDNLKEDEKKKPPENNVSDEADVEKKSNKRKYVSSEKDEKKNPPENNVLGENEADVERKSNKRKYVSSEKDEKKNPPENNVLEKPWWIKHCTIENDKAHCRYCKDTRESFIHRVSIGVTNLKKHLIKEHDKINIKENTSYKILQHYESEGNVIKCLECEYSCKVQLNSSLPYHLEEIHKNEIENKQDDEQSQEINGDVEANIKNIISNFTKYEFQQVEARKKQIIEETIKEAEENVIKNHWWIKHYTIVNNMAECKYCKDEEKKGLYFCQTKCRKHFERNHSVTYKQENVSKSIFQYFKLQNDILLQCTKCNKLILIRINYDFSKHLKQTHKSEIESKQDEINQGVDSETDKISLISSYKDLIKRMFQNMKNRIDKKGNVIRNAWWIEHCTIENDKEIVKAQCKQCGKKHTLSFALSRQYTHLRTHFDINRETSIKTIIWKYFKLVNNVQLKCTKCANDSTILQVEFINNFEYHLIKEHQITKNRQDDKINQGINDNAELESRVFTLIKNLYVYHKKKSNIIESKEDEQDDEPMQA, from the exons atgtcaaaaaaaatatacaggtatataagagaatataagttaaaagataacttaaaagaagacgagaaaaagaaaccACCAGAAAACAACGTTTCGg ATGAAGCagatgtggaaaaaaaaagcaataagaGGAAGTATGTCTCATCAGAAAAAGACGAGAAAAAGAATCCACCAGAAAACAACGTTTTGGgtgaaa ATGAAGCAGATGTGGAAAGAAAAAGCAATAAGAGGAAGTATGTCTCATCAGAAAAAGACGAGAAAAAGAATCCACCAGAAAACAACGTTTTGg aaaaacCTTGGTGGATAAAACATTGCACAATAGAAAACGATAAAGCACATTGCAGATATTGTAAAGACACACGTGAAAGTTTCATACATAGAGTTTCAATTGGTGTaacgaatttaaaaaaacatctaataaaagaacatgacaaaattaatataaaggaaaatacatcatataaaattttgcaacattATGAATCCGAAggcaatgtaataaaatgtttggAATGTGAATATTCTTGCAAAGTTCAATTAAACAGTAGTCTTCCATATCACTTAGAAGAGattcataaaaatgaaattgaaaacaaaCAAG ACGATGAACAGAGCCAGGAAATAAATGGTGACGTGgaagcaaatataaaaaatattatatcaaattttacaaagtacGAATTCCAACAAGTAGAGgctagaaaaaaacaaataatagaagaaacaattaaagaag cggaagaaaatgtgataaaaaatcattGGTGGATAAAACATTACACAATAGTAAACAATATGGCagaatgtaaatattgtaaagatgaagaaaaaaaaggacttTACTTTTGCCAAACAAAGTGCCGTAAACATTTTGAGCGCAATCATTCGGTAACTTACAAACAAGAAAATGTatcaaaaagtatttttcaatattttaaacttcaaAACGATATACTACTACAATGTACGAAATGTAATAAACTTATTCTAATACGAATCAACTAtgatttttcaaaacacttaAAACAAACACATAAAAGTGAAATTGAAAGCAAACAAG ATGAAATAAACCAAGGAGTTGATAGtgaaacagataaaataaGTCTTATATCATCTTATAAAGATCTTATAAAACGTATGTTccaaaacatgaaaaataggATAGATAAAAAAG gaaATGTTATACGCAATGCCTGGTGGATAGAACACTGCACAATAGAAAACGATAAAGAAATAGTAAAAGCACAATGCAAACAATGTGGTAAAAAACATACACTTTCTTTTGCATTGTCACGTCAATATACACATTTGCGAACacattttgatattaacaGAGAAACAAGTATAAAGACTATTATatggaaatatttcaaacttgTAAACAATGTGCAACTAAAATGCACCAAATGTGCAAATGATTCCACAATTTTACAAGTtgaattcataaataattttgaatatcacCTAATAAAAGAACatcaaattacaaaaaacCGACaag atgataaaataaaccAAGGAATTAATGATAACGCGGAATTAGAAAGTAGGGTATTCACTCTTATAAAGAACCTATATGTATACcacaaaaagaaaagtaacaTAATAGAAAGTAAAGAAGATGAACAag aTGATGAACCAATGCAAGCTTAA